The following coding sequences are from one Acidisarcina sp. window:
- a CDS encoding cation transporter translates to MQSRTIAANPIPTVDRCPLAGCGAEHAGTIGWLQGITIVWMILECTVALIAAVRAHSPALLAFGSDSLVELLSASVVALQFTRRFRVDTERASRIAGILLFVLAGVVVLTSIGSLALHVEPDRSWMGIAITVAALIVMPALSTAKHYLAEKTGNVALAADSIQSATCAYLAFLTLVGLAMNAFFHLPWIDAVAALAVAPILVVEGRRAIRGEGCGCS, encoded by the coding sequence TTGCAATCCAGAACGATAGCCGCTAACCCAATTCCCACGGTGGATCGATGCCCGCTGGCGGGCTGCGGTGCGGAGCATGCAGGCACGATTGGCTGGCTTCAGGGCATCACGATTGTCTGGATGATCCTCGAGTGCACGGTCGCGCTGATCGCAGCGGTGCGTGCGCACAGTCCTGCTTTACTCGCATTTGGTTCGGACAGCCTGGTGGAGCTGCTCTCTGCTTCTGTGGTTGCCCTGCAGTTTACTCGCAGATTTCGCGTCGATACAGAGCGGGCATCGCGTATTGCCGGCATTCTTCTCTTCGTCCTTGCAGGCGTCGTTGTTCTCACTTCAATCGGGTCGCTGGCCCTTCATGTCGAACCCGACCGCAGTTGGATGGGCATCGCCATCACCGTGGCGGCATTGATCGTCATGCCTGCACTCAGTACCGCGAAGCATTACCTGGCAGAGAAGACGGGGAACGTGGCCCTGGCTGCGGATTCTATCCAATCGGCGACGTGTGCTTATCTGGCGTTCCTTACGCTCGTGGGCCTTGCAATGAACGCGTTCTTTCATCTGCCGTGGATCGACGCGGTGGCGGCATTGGCGGTTGCGCCGATTCTGGTAGTGGAAGGAAGGCGCGCCATACGCGGCGAAGGCTGCGGCTGCTCCTGA
- the rsmB gene encoding 16S rRNA (cytosine(967)-C(5))-methyltransferase RsmB gives MAVTISPARAAASNILLKIAHNQGHCDELLRSRQVELLTPVDRNLCTNLVMGTLRWQMALDSQVDAFLTRPGNRLSEEIRIALRLGAFQLLHLDRIPAHAAISESVELAKSAENKFAAGMVNAVLRKIAAGGARSRHDSTTPVGIASATAHPAWLVERWAANYGLEAAAAICAFDQDQPPLHIRIVSDGVEEALQQEGIELAPSSYLTRARRVARGDVTATVAYRKGLVRIQDEGSQLVAELAGEGAAILDCCAAPGGKTTILAEKNPSSSIVACDVSARRLEQMKGLLRALPESTHVRFQAADAATLPFKDEFDLVLCDVPCSGTGTIARNPEIRHRLKPEDILRHRERQIAILQSVMSAVKPGGRVLYSTCSLEPEENEQVVAECLQSSAGYRLLPLQDRLTGLVETGACHAEGAATLQETGFRNGFLRTLPGVHACDGFFAAMLIRD, from the coding sequence ATGGCTGTTACGATTTCACCCGCACGCGCGGCGGCGTCCAACATTCTGCTGAAGATTGCGCACAACCAGGGACACTGTGACGAACTGCTGCGCTCGAGGCAGGTGGAACTGCTGACTCCTGTCGATCGAAATCTCTGCACCAATCTGGTGATGGGAACGCTGCGCTGGCAGATGGCCCTGGACTCGCAAGTGGATGCTTTTCTCACGCGGCCCGGCAACCGTCTCAGCGAAGAAATACGAATCGCCTTGCGCCTGGGCGCATTTCAACTGCTGCACCTGGATAGGATTCCGGCGCACGCGGCTATCTCTGAAAGCGTGGAGCTGGCCAAAAGCGCGGAGAACAAGTTCGCAGCAGGCATGGTGAACGCCGTTTTGCGGAAGATTGCTGCCGGAGGAGCACGCTCGCGGCATGACTCCACCACACCCGTCGGCATCGCGAGCGCTACAGCGCATCCTGCATGGCTGGTGGAGAGATGGGCTGCGAATTACGGGCTGGAGGCCGCGGCTGCGATCTGCGCTTTCGATCAGGACCAGCCGCCTCTACATATCCGAATCGTTTCCGACGGCGTGGAAGAAGCCTTACAGCAGGAAGGCATTGAGCTTGCGCCATCCAGCTATCTCACACGCGCGCGCAGGGTCGCCCGTGGAGATGTAACAGCGACAGTTGCATATCGGAAAGGGCTCGTCCGCATTCAGGATGAAGGATCCCAATTGGTAGCGGAGCTGGCGGGAGAGGGCGCCGCTATTCTGGACTGCTGCGCCGCTCCTGGAGGCAAAACCACGATACTCGCGGAGAAGAATCCCTCATCGTCGATTGTTGCCTGCGACGTCAGCGCCCGGCGGCTGGAGCAGATGAAGGGCCTGCTGCGCGCACTGCCGGAGAGCACGCATGTGCGCTTCCAGGCTGCGGATGCCGCCACGCTGCCCTTCAAAGATGAATTCGATCTGGTGCTGTGCGATGTCCCCTGTAGCGGAACGGGGACCATCGCACGCAATCCCGAGATTCGTCATCGGCTGAAGCCTGAGGACATTCTGCGGCATCGCGAACGCCAGATTGCGATCCTCCAATCTGTCATGTCTGCGGTGAAGCCGGGAGGCCGCGTGCTCTATTCGACCTGCTCTCTCGAACCGGAGGAAAACGAGCAGGTAGTGGCAGAGTGCCTGCAATCGTCTGCCGGTTACCGGCTGCTTCCGCTGCAGGACCGGCTTACCGGGCTAGTGGAAACAGGGGCTTGCCACGCGGAAGGCGCCGCCACACTCCAGGAGACTGGCTTCCGCAACGGCTTTCTCCGCACGCTGCCGGGAGTTCACGCATGCGATGGATTCTTTGCCGCGATGCTGATTCGTGACTAA
- a CDS encoding OsmC family protein produces MIASATWKKDSEFEAISESGHSVLFDAGPDHSAGPSPMEAVLMALCGCTSVDVVAILGKKREPFTGLKVSATAEQAGAPPRVFTRIHLVYRVSGKVSHKAMEDAVSLSKNKYCSVSKMLEKAAEIDFAIEYEDEQAAV; encoded by the coding sequence ATGATTGCGAGCGCCACGTGGAAGAAGGACAGCGAATTCGAGGCCATCTCGGAGAGCGGCCACTCTGTGCTCTTCGATGCAGGCCCGGACCACTCTGCCGGGCCCAGTCCGATGGAAGCGGTGCTCATGGCCTTATGCGGTTGCACGTCGGTCGATGTTGTGGCCATCCTCGGAAAGAAGCGCGAACCCTTTACCGGCCTGAAGGTCTCCGCTACTGCCGAGCAGGCTGGCGCGCCACCGCGTGTCTTCACCCGCATCCACCTTGTCTATCGCGTCAGCGGGAAGGTGTCGCACAAGGCGATGGAGGACGCCGTCTCTCTCTCGAAGAATAAATACTGCTCCGTGTCCAAGATGCTCGAAAAAGCGGCAGAAATCGACTTTGCCATAGAGTATGAAGACGAGCAGGCTGCTGTCTAA
- the iscX gene encoding Fe-S cluster assembly protein IscX — protein sequence MARNLTWTDFEEIGIQLQEKYPEVDPLTVRFTDLHRYVVELEDFSDDPAKSNEARLEAIQMAWHEEYLDAQ from the coding sequence ATGGCCAGGAATTTAACGTGGACGGATTTCGAAGAGATCGGAATCCAACTGCAGGAGAAGTATCCCGAGGTGGATCCGCTGACGGTCCGCTTTACCGATCTGCACCGCTACGTCGTGGAACTGGAAGATTTCTCCGACGATCCCGCAAAGTCCAATGAAGCGCGCCTGGAGGCCATCCAGATGGCCTGGCATGAAGAATATCTCGACGCGCAATAG
- the fmt gene encoding methionyl-tRNA formyltransferase, with protein MKLVFCGTPQFAVPTLQAVLEAGHHVELVVTQPDRPSGRGMALTIPPVKETALLRGLPVVQPEKLKNNLEFRAQLEAIRPDAILVVAYGRIIPKWMLDLPPQGNLNLHASLLPKYRGAAPIQWAIAMGETVTGATTMRLDEGLDTGDILLQSTLPILPDQTSVEIFPLLAQQGASLMVETLAGLAAGSITPTKQDESRATLAPILKREDGAVDFRRSAQQTFDRWRGFQPWPGAYTVFHGKKLSLSRIQVADRPAHTAEPGEILVEQGHWFLACGEGTWLEATEVQLEGKKRMLAADFLRGHALKSGEKLG; from the coding sequence GTGAAGCTGGTCTTCTGCGGAACGCCGCAATTCGCCGTACCTACATTGCAAGCGGTCCTCGAGGCCGGGCATCACGTCGAACTGGTGGTTACGCAGCCCGACCGGCCAAGCGGCCGAGGCATGGCGCTGACCATTCCCCCGGTCAAGGAAACGGCTCTTCTCCGCGGATTGCCGGTGGTACAACCGGAAAAGCTCAAGAACAATCTGGAGTTCCGCGCGCAACTGGAGGCAATCCGTCCTGACGCGATTCTCGTGGTTGCGTATGGACGGATCATTCCCAAGTGGATGCTCGATCTGCCGCCACAAGGGAACCTGAACCTGCACGCTTCCCTGCTGCCAAAGTATCGCGGTGCTGCGCCGATCCAGTGGGCCATAGCGATGGGCGAGACAGTGACGGGCGCGACAACCATGCGCCTGGATGAGGGTCTGGATACCGGCGATATTCTGCTGCAGTCCACGCTGCCCATCCTTCCCGACCAGACCTCGGTCGAGATCTTCCCGCTGCTGGCGCAGCAAGGCGCAAGCCTGATGGTGGAGACACTTGCGGGGCTTGCAGCGGGAAGCATCACGCCCACGAAGCAGGACGAGAGCCGCGCAACACTGGCTCCTATCCTGAAGCGAGAGGATGGAGCGGTTGACTTCCGGCGCAGCGCGCAACAGACCTTCGATCGCTGGAGAGGCTTTCAGCCCTGGCCGGGAGCGTATACGGTGTTCCATGGAAAGAAGCTCTCCCTCTCCCGCATCCAGGTGGCCGACAGGCCGGCGCATACCGCAGAACCGGGAGAGATTCTGGTGGAGCAGGGACACTGGTTCCTGGCTTGCGGCGAAGGCACCTGGCTGGAAGCGACGGAAGTTCAACTCGAAGGCAAAAAGCGGATGCTGGCCGCGGACTTCCTCCGTGGACACGCCCTGAAGAGCGGCGAGAAGCTAGGGTAA
- a CDS encoding ubiquinone/menaquinone biosynthesis methyltransferase — translation MAAPGAQPEGARDEHGAATAVREMFDTIAPRYDLLNHVLSVNIDRLWWWRTARRFRAILARPDAAVLDICCGTGDMTLALLRRRPAKARPILAADFSHQMLRRGAAKFGPRGGARLRNGGAEAIEADALHLPLAAASLDLVVSAFGFRNLANYQAGLEEFHRALKPGGEVGILDFNEPGGLLGKLYSLYFHHVLPAIGAVISGVSGPYTYLPTSVQRFPPPPEMLEIMKRAGFRDVSWTPYSLGIAGLYRGVKS, via the coding sequence ATGGCCGCACCCGGAGCCCAACCCGAAGGCGCCAGGGACGAGCATGGCGCGGCGACTGCTGTCCGCGAGATGTTCGACACCATCGCGCCGCGCTATGACCTGCTCAATCATGTCCTCTCCGTCAATATTGACCGGCTGTGGTGGTGGCGGACTGCGCGTCGATTTCGTGCGATTCTTGCCCGTCCGGACGCAGCGGTTTTGGACATCTGCTGCGGAACCGGGGACATGACACTGGCACTGCTGCGTCGCCGTCCCGCAAAGGCGCGGCCCATTCTTGCGGCGGACTTTTCTCACCAGATGCTGCGCCGCGGCGCCGCCAAATTCGGGCCTCGAGGCGGAGCCAGACTCAGAAACGGTGGCGCGGAAGCGATCGAGGCGGATGCGCTGCATCTTCCCCTGGCCGCAGCCTCGCTCGATCTGGTCGTCTCTGCCTTCGGATTTCGCAATCTTGCAAATTATCAGGCGGGTCTTGAGGAGTTTCATCGAGCGCTCAAGCCCGGGGGGGAGGTCGGAATCCTCGACTTCAATGAACCCGGCGGCTTGCTGGGAAAGCTCTACTCGCTCTATTTCCATCACGTCCTGCCTGCCATCGGGGCGGTAATCTCCGGGGTCTCGGGCCCTTATACCTATCTCCCCACATCGGTGCAACGCTTCCCGCCGCCACCAGAGATGCTGGAGATCATGAAGCGGGCGGGCTTTCGCGATGTTTCCTGGACGCCCTACAGCCTGGGAATTGCGGGACTGTATCGCGGAGTGAAGAGCTAG
- a CDS encoding acetyl ornithine aminotransferase family protein, giving the protein MQNTTHSDRNTGLTPELRAQYGPSILCALPGPKARAIIEADDRLISPSYTRSYPMVAKRGRGIRVEDVDGNVFLDFAAGIAVTSTGHCHPEVVAAIQHQAGELIHMSGTDFYYEHMVTLAERLSAVAPMPGPHRFYYGNSGAEAIECALKIARYHTQRQNVIAFFGAFHGRTMGALSLTASKPQQRRRFSPLVPGVTHVRYPYAYRGCTGGPQEEAAFALGCARYIEEKLFHTTLAPEEVAAIFVEPIQGEGGYVVAPTIFMQELRRICDKYGILLVVDEVQSGAGRTGKWWAVEHTGVQPDIVCIAKGIASGMPLGICMTRAEIMDWKPGSHASTFGGNPVAIAAALATMDVLQREGIANAARVGASMMARMKGWLERFSIVGDVRGRGLMIGVEIVKDQATREAAGAWRDAIVEAAFERGLLILGCGETSLRLSPPLIVNEHEAGIALDILEECIAKVEHEHSRATALASSMK; this is encoded by the coding sequence ATGCAGAACACCACCCACTCCGACCGGAATACAGGGCTTACGCCCGAATTGCGGGCACAATACGGCCCCAGCATCCTATGTGCCTTACCCGGCCCCAAGGCACGCGCGATTATCGAGGCCGATGACCGCCTTATCTCCCCCAGCTACACCCGCTCGTATCCTATGGTGGCGAAGCGCGGCCGCGGAATCCGTGTCGAAGACGTAGACGGTAACGTCTTTCTCGACTTCGCCGCCGGAATCGCCGTCACATCCACCGGACATTGTCATCCGGAGGTTGTCGCGGCCATTCAACATCAGGCCGGCGAGCTCATCCACATGTCGGGCACAGATTTTTATTACGAGCACATGGTTACGCTTGCGGAGCGCTTGTCCGCGGTGGCTCCCATGCCGGGGCCGCACCGCTTCTACTATGGCAACTCCGGCGCAGAGGCCATCGAGTGTGCGCTAAAGATTGCCCGCTACCACACGCAACGCCAGAATGTGATCGCGTTCTTCGGCGCATTCCATGGGCGTACCATGGGTGCTCTTTCGCTCACCGCGTCCAAACCGCAGCAGCGGCGCCGCTTTTCCCCGCTGGTTCCAGGTGTGACCCATGTGCGGTATCCCTATGCCTATCGTGGCTGCACGGGTGGTCCGCAGGAGGAAGCGGCGTTTGCGCTGGGATGTGCCCGCTATATCGAGGAGAAGCTGTTCCACACCACACTGGCGCCGGAGGAAGTAGCAGCGATCTTCGTCGAGCCGATCCAGGGCGAAGGCGGCTATGTGGTGGCGCCAACAATCTTCATGCAGGAATTGCGCCGCATCTGCGACAAATACGGCATTCTCCTGGTGGTGGATGAGGTGCAATCCGGCGCAGGCCGCACCGGCAAATGGTGGGCAGTCGAGCATACCGGAGTGCAACCCGACATCGTCTGCATCGCCAAAGGCATTGCCTCGGGAATGCCGCTCGGCATCTGCATGACGCGAGCCGAAATCATGGATTGGAAGCCGGGTTCCCACGCATCCACATTCGGCGGAAATCCGGTCGCAATCGCAGCCGCCCTGGCAACGATGGATGTGCTGCAGCGCGAAGGCATCGCCAATGCCGCCCGCGTTGGAGCCTCGATGATGGCCAGGATGAAGGGCTGGCTCGAACGCTTCTCCATCGTGGGAGACGTGCGCGGGCGCGGGCTGATGATCGGAGTCGAGATTGTGAAGGATCAGGCCACGCGGGAAGCCGCCGGAGCCTGGCGCGATGCCATCGTGGAAGCTGCGTTTGAACGTGGCCTGCTGATTCTGGGCTGCGGAGAAACGTCCCTGCGGCTATCCCCACCGCTGATCGTGAACGAACATGAGGCGGGTATCGCACTCGACATACTGGAGGAATGTATTGCCAAAGTGGAGCACGAGCATAGCCGGGCAACGGCGCTTGCTAGCTCCATGAAGTAA
- the aroB gene encoding 3-dehydroquinate synthase, translating to MANIPVQTTSASYNVLTGDGLLRSLLPRTVRALGRKPQRIFVLTSPEIWALWSKSFLASFQKDAPAVLFLPAGETHKHMRSVEALARQLAQAGADRSSLLIAFGGGIVGDLGGFLAAIYMRGIDYIQVPTTLLAQVDSSIGGKTGANLPEGKNLVGCFYQPRAVFADVAPLQTLPERELRAGLFESIKAGIIRDARLFTYLERNSAAVLGRDPKALEHVIAASIRMKAAVVSEDERESGVRMHLNLGHTLGHALEAATSYRKFLHGEAVGLGMIAAVEIGLERKTLTAAQAERITRLIDLYGPFPHASLSPEKLLAASSRDKKHSAGIRRFVLPVGIGNAVVVEDVTTGELTRAAEAMLRKRKTP from the coding sequence GTGGCAAATATCCCGGTCCAAACTACTTCCGCAAGTTATAACGTCCTGACAGGCGACGGGTTACTCCGGTCGCTGCTTCCGCGCACGGTGCGCGCTCTCGGCCGCAAGCCGCAGCGGATCTTCGTGCTTACTTCGCCAGAAATCTGGGCCTTGTGGTCGAAGAGCTTTCTCGCTTCTTTTCAAAAGGATGCGCCTGCGGTGCTCTTTCTGCCCGCGGGAGAAACGCATAAGCACATGCGGAGTGTCGAAGCTCTTGCCCGGCAACTGGCCCAGGCGGGAGCCGACCGCTCCTCGCTGCTGATCGCCTTTGGCGGCGGCATTGTTGGCGATCTGGGCGGCTTTCTGGCTGCCATTTACATGCGCGGCATCGACTACATTCAGGTGCCCACCACGTTGCTCGCCCAGGTAGACTCCTCTATCGGTGGCAAGACGGGCGCGAATCTTCCTGAGGGCAAGAATCTGGTCGGCTGCTTCTACCAGCCGCGCGCGGTCTTTGCCGATGTTGCCCCCCTGCAGACCCTGCCGGAACGGGAGCTGCGTGCTGGACTTTTTGAGAGCATCAAGGCGGGCATTATTCGCGATGCCCGTTTGTTTACCTATCTGGAACGCAACTCGGCGGCCGTTCTGGGGCGCGATCCGAAGGCGCTGGAGCATGTCATCGCGGCATCGATCCGCATGAAGGCCGCGGTGGTCAGCGAAGACGAACGCGAATCCGGCGTGCGCATGCATTTGAATCTGGGACATACCCTTGGCCATGCATTGGAGGCGGCTACCTCCTACCGCAAATTTCTGCACGGAGAGGCCGTGGGGCTGGGCATGATCGCCGCGGTGGAGATTGGCCTGGAGCGGAAGACCCTGACAGCCGCGCAGGCTGAGCGCATCACCCGCCTGATCGATCTCTATGGCCCGTTCCCGCATGCTTCCCTCAGCCCGGAAAAGCTCCTCGCCGCCTCCAGCCGCGACAAGAAGCACTCTGCCGGGATTCGCCGCTTTGTGCTCCCCGTAGGCATTGGCAACGCGGTTGTGGTGGAAGACGTGACCACCGGCGAGCTGACCCGCGCTGCGGAAGCGATGCTGCGCAAAAGGAAGACGCCGTGA
- a CDS encoding PASTA domain-containing protein, which translates to MIRFFQFAVAVLLLALVTLLAAITTMHFAIHGAEVTVPDFRGMTVTEATHKAILLGVNLSVDNRFYSAEVPADRVLSQSPAPGTVVRREWHVRITQSLGPQKVSIPNVVGQEERMATIQIRRLGLDLGTVAHLPMDSAAPGTVIAQTPPPDAAGVERPTVSLLIAEPPSAPAAGFVMPDLTGQTAAAASYAVTHVGLKLSAWKDIQVPIEPPSQNSGQPIKPVVAPGTVVAQSPAPGFRVDPTMGVELTIAR; encoded by the coding sequence ATGATTCGTTTCTTCCAATTCGCTGTCGCAGTCCTTTTACTGGCTCTCGTGACCCTTCTGGCAGCCATTACGACGATGCACTTTGCCATCCATGGCGCGGAAGTTACGGTACCGGATTTTCGCGGCATGACCGTAACGGAGGCTACCCACAAAGCGATCCTTCTCGGCGTCAACCTGAGCGTGGATAACCGCTTCTACTCGGCAGAGGTTCCTGCAGACCGCGTTCTCAGCCAGTCTCCGGCACCCGGCACCGTGGTTCGGCGGGAGTGGCACGTTCGAATTACGCAGAGTCTCGGACCGCAGAAGGTCTCCATCCCCAACGTCGTGGGACAGGAAGAGCGAATGGCCACCATCCAGATTCGACGGCTCGGCCTCGACCTTGGAACCGTGGCTCACCTGCCGATGGACAGTGCTGCGCCGGGGACGGTCATCGCGCAGACTCCGCCTCCCGATGCCGCAGGGGTTGAGCGTCCGACGGTCAGCCTGCTGATTGCGGAACCGCCCTCCGCACCCGCGGCAGGATTTGTAATGCCGGATCTGACAGGACAAACCGCAGCCGCGGCGAGCTATGCGGTAACTCACGTTGGCCTCAAACTGTCGGCATGGAAAGATATCCAGGTTCCCATTGAGCCGCCATCGCAGAATTCTGGCCAGCCCATCAAACCTGTAGTCGCGCCCGGCACGGTCGTGGCGCAAAGCCCGGCACCCGGCTTCCGCGTGGATCCGACGATGGGCGTCGAACTCACCATCGCACGATAA
- a CDS encoding YraN family protein, with protein sequence MSLVTQSHLRVFQGVVRAADWLTARLRPSRVARHLQTGERGEEDAFFHLRRQGYVVVARRYRSALCRGDIDLIAWDGSTLCFIEVKTRSSRNVASAESSVDDDKRRTLRRLARVYLRTIPHTTAPEPETRFDILSLYYSKESAAEFELFQGAFDWY encoded by the coding sequence ATGTCCCTGGTAACTCAATCCCATCTCCGTGTCTTTCAGGGAGTGGTGCGCGCGGCTGACTGGCTTACCGCGCGGCTGCGGCCTTCCCGCGTTGCACGTCACCTGCAGACGGGGGAGCGAGGGGAAGAGGATGCATTCTTTCACCTCCGCAGGCAAGGCTATGTTGTGGTGGCGCGACGCTATCGCTCCGCACTGTGCCGCGGCGATATCGACCTGATTGCATGGGATGGCAGTACACTCTGTTTTATTGAGGTCAAGACCCGCTCCAGCCGCAACGTTGCCAGCGCCGAATCCTCCGTCGACGACGACAAGCGGCGGACGTTGCGCCGGCTGGCGCGCGTCTACCTGCGTACGATCCCACACACGACCGCCCCTGAGCCGGAAACTCGCTTTGACATTCTCTCCCTCTATTACTCGAAGGAGAGTGCTGCGGAGTTTGAACTGTTTCAAGGCGCTTTTGACTGGTATTAG
- a CDS encoding cation diffusion facilitator family transporter produces the protein MSVTATETTAQQLSKEKRTVALMSVAAATGMTLLKLVTGLLTGSLGMLSDAAHSGLDLLGAGLTFFSVRVSDRPADEAYTYGRGKIENLSAFTETFLMAVSCIWIVSEAVSRIFLHPVEIKPSIWPFGVLLLSMAVDYWRSHQLIAVARRTGSQALEADALHFASDIWSSIAVFLGLGASTIGIRFHLPWLRFADPIAAVTVSVLILNFSWKLARQTIAVLMDSVPAETRYRMLAEVQRTDGVLSVEQARVRRSGNSYFADLTLALPRNLTFQRTEQLVREATAAVNRILPNADVVIHTVPRAGFAESIFDRVRAVASRNNVAIHDVSVQSFHGKLRVEQHVEVAEQMSLRDAHDFVCRLESEIRSEIPELQSVLTHIESEPATIEEPVSMDRDDKILEMNLREAGSHFPEIVDIHEIVVGRAGERIQVSCHCTLPDDMSMQRVHEVITSLEAHFRVKSPEVYRVLIHPEPITDNTH, from the coding sequence ATGTCGGTGACTGCAACCGAAACGACCGCGCAACAGCTTAGCAAGGAGAAGCGCACCGTTGCGCTCATGTCCGTTGCTGCGGCTACCGGCATGACGCTGCTCAAGCTCGTCACCGGTTTGCTGACCGGCTCGCTGGGTATGCTCTCCGACGCGGCGCACTCCGGGCTGGATCTGCTCGGTGCTGGCCTGACATTTTTCTCGGTGCGCGTCTCGGACCGCCCGGCGGACGAAGCCTACACCTACGGACGCGGCAAGATCGAGAACCTGTCGGCCTTCACCGAGACATTTCTCATGGCCGTCTCCTGCATCTGGATTGTCAGCGAGGCCGTCTCGCGCATCTTTCTCCACCCGGTCGAGATTAAGCCTTCCATCTGGCCCTTCGGTGTGCTGCTGCTCTCCATGGCGGTCGATTACTGGCGGTCGCACCAACTCATCGCGGTAGCACGCCGCACAGGCAGCCAGGCGCTTGAAGCCGACGCCTTGCACTTTGCCTCGGATATCTGGTCCAGCATTGCGGTCTTCCTCGGTCTGGGCGCGTCCACAATAGGCATCCGATTTCATCTGCCGTGGCTGCGCTTTGCGGATCCTATTGCCGCGGTCACGGTCTCTGTCCTGATTCTCAACTTCAGTTGGAAGCTGGCACGGCAGACGATCGCGGTGCTCATGGATTCCGTTCCTGCCGAGACGCGCTATCGCATGCTGGCCGAAGTGCAGCGCACGGATGGCGTTCTGTCTGTGGAGCAGGCGCGGGTGCGGCGCTCCGGCAACTCCTATTTCGCGGATCTCACTCTCGCGCTCCCCCGCAATCTCACCTTCCAGCGCACAGAGCAGCTTGTCCGCGAGGCTACAGCTGCGGTCAACCGCATCCTGCCCAATGCAGATGTTGTCATTCACACTGTGCCTCGCGCCGGGTTTGCTGAAAGCATCTTCGATCGTGTTCGCGCGGTCGCCTCGCGCAACAACGTGGCCATTCACGACGTCAGCGTGCAATCCTTCCATGGAAAGCTGCGCGTGGAGCAGCACGTAGAGGTGGCTGAACAAATGTCCCTGCGCGATGCCCATGACTTTGTCTGTCGTCTGGAGTCGGAGATACGAAGCGAAATTCCCGAGCTGCAGTCCGTACTGACGCATATTGAGAGCGAGCCGGCAACCATTGAAGAGCCTGTGAGCATGGACCGGGACGATAAAATTCTCGAGATGAATCTGCGCGAGGCAGGATCGCACTTTCCTGAGATCGTAGACATCCACGAGATCGTGGTCGGACGCGCGGGAGAGCGGATCCAGGTCTCCTGCCACTGTACGTTGCCCGACGACATGAGCATGCAACGCGTACACGAGGTGATCACCTCGCTCGAAGCACATTTCCGGGTAAAGAGTCCCGAGGTCTATCGCGTGCTGATCCACCCGGAACCGATTACCGACAACACGCACTGA
- the def gene encoding peptide deformylase, with the protein MVLPIVKYPDPILQRPALPVTEFNEELRTLANDMFESMYAAEGIGLAAPQIGVSKRLTVIDLSFKKNPEDKLVLVNPEIILREGKQLEDEGCLSLPEIRAKVSRAARVVVRAQDLEGKWFEKDAEALLSRCIQHEIDHLDGILFIFRISMLKRDLALRQIRKLQRAGEW; encoded by the coding sequence ATGGTTCTTCCTATCGTTAAGTATCCTGACCCCATTCTGCAGCGCCCTGCGCTGCCGGTAACGGAGTTCAACGAAGAACTGCGGACGCTGGCAAACGATATGTTTGAGTCCATGTACGCGGCGGAGGGCATTGGGCTGGCGGCACCGCAAATCGGCGTGTCCAAGCGCCTGACGGTCATCGACCTGAGCTTCAAGAAGAATCCTGAAGATAAGCTGGTGCTCGTCAATCCCGAGATCATCTTGCGCGAAGGCAAGCAACTGGAAGACGAAGGCTGCCTGAGCCTGCCGGAGATTCGCGCCAAGGTATCGCGTGCGGCCCGGGTCGTGGTGCGCGCGCAGGACCTCGAGGGCAAGTGGTTCGAAAAGGACGCAGAAGCGCTGTTGTCGCGCTGTATTCAGCATGAAATCGATCACCTGGACGGGATTCTGTTCATCTTCCGCATCAGCATGCTGAAGCGCGATCTGGCGTTGCGTCAGATCCGCAAGCTGCAAAGGGCAGGTGAGTGGTAA